A single Neospora caninum Liverpool complete genome, chromosome VIIb DNA region contains:
- a CDS encoding Acyl carrier protein, related, translating to MEMHPRNAGRKPLLALAFFMATSVASSYGFVSPGLIRFNYRYGTCPNMSAGVCATPSTAYLGTLGQPVGILANRQGPFRGVGTGALGSPSSALFAADAADSDDRPLLERVKDVVADQLGVDRARIAPESNFIKDLDADSLDSVELVMAFEEKFGVSIPDEEASKIATVQDALSYIEKAKSATA from the exons ATGGAGATGCATCCCCGCAACGCCGGCAGGAAACCACTCCTTGCTCTGGCATTTTTCATGGCAACATCCGTTGCCTCTTCCTACG GTTTTGTGTCGCCGGGCCTGATCAGGTTTAACTACCGATATGGTACCTGTCCCAACATGTCGGCTGGAGTTTGTGCCACGCCGTCGACGGCATACCTGGGGACTTTGGGGCAACCCGTAGGAATCCTTGCAAATCGCCAAGGACCATTTCGCGGTGTTGGCACCGGTGCCCTCGGCAGCCCCTCTTCTGCGCTTTTCGCTGCCGACGCCGCGGATTCTGATGATCGGCCACTTCTTGAGAGAGTGAAGGACGTTGTTGCTGACCAGCTTGGTGTGGATCGCGCAAGAATCGCTCCTGAGTCAAATTTTATTAAG GATCTGGATGCAGACAGCTTGGACAGCGTTGAGCTGGTCATGGCATTTGAAGAAAAATTTGGAGTCAGCATTCCCGATGAGGAAGCATCCAAGATCGCCACCGTCCAGGACGCTCTGAGCTACATCGAGAAAGCCAA GAGCGCGACAGCATGA